The following are from one region of the Carnobacterium gallinarum DSM 4847 genome:
- a CDS encoding YesL family protein: MLGKYLETFFNRCYLFIKLSLIFWGLALAGGLIFGIGPALVTIANLFGEYRWEFKQMKVSVCWEIYKENFKRGNLLFYIFSAISLFLSYNLYLSVQINGLIFIMIDFMIIFALFYTALSFWFAILIQSQYDCQLKDLFKLAGALVFMSFKNLLVLTIGGILLLVVTYKFPGLILFGSIGFWIVFLTNVAQSLFEQLDQQLIAAEN, encoded by the coding sequence ATGTTGGGAAAATATTTAGAAACTTTTTTTAATCGTTGCTACTTGTTTATTAAATTGAGTTTGATTTTTTGGGGATTGGCTTTAGCGGGTGGACTTATTTTTGGTATTGGCCCTGCGTTAGTGACAATTGCTAATTTATTCGGAGAGTACCGTTGGGAATTTAAGCAGATGAAAGTTTCAGTTTGCTGGGAAATTTATAAAGAAAATTTTAAACGAGGGAATCTACTTTTTTATATTTTTAGTGCAATTTCTCTCTTTTTATCTTACAATTTATATTTGTCCGTACAAATTAATGGACTAATTTTTATTATGATTGATTTTATGATTATTTTTGCTTTATTTTATACGGCTTTATCTTTTTGGTTTGCTATTTTGATTCAAAGTCAGTATGATTGTCAACTGAAGGATTTATTTAAATTAGCTGGAGCTTTGGTTTTTATGAGTTTTAAAAATTTACTTGTATTAACAATTGGTGGTATTCTTTTATTAGTAGTCACATATAAATTTCCAGGGTTGATTTTATTTGGTAGTATTGGTTTTTGGATCGTTTTTTTAACAAATGTAGCTCAATCACTATTTGAACAATTGGATCAACAACTGATTGCTGCTGAAAATTAA